From the genome of Vulpes lagopus strain Blue_001 chromosome 2, ASM1834538v1, whole genome shotgun sequence, one region includes:
- the LOC121483967 gene encoding probable UDP-sugar transporter protein SLC35A4, with protein sequence MKRQRLPLALQNLFLYTFGVLLNLGLHAGGGPGPGLLKVFSGWAALVVLSQAVNGLLVSAVMKHGSSITRLFVVFCSLVVNAVFSAALLWLQLTAAFFLATLLIGLAVHLYYGSR encoded by the coding sequence ATGAAGCGACAGCGGCTGCCCCTAGCACTTCAGAACCTTTTCCTCTACACTTTTGGTGTGCTCCTAAATCTAGGTCTGCATGCAGGTGGCGGCCCTGGCCCGGGGCTCCTGAAGGTTTTCTCAGGATGGGCAGCGCTTGTGGTACTGAGCCAGGCAGTAAATGGACTACTCGTGTCAGCTGTCATGAAGCACGGCAGCAGCATCACACGCCTGTTTGTTGTGTTCTGCTCACTTGTGGTCAATGCCGTGTTCTCAGCAGCCCTGCTGTGGCTACAGCTCACAGCTGCCTTCTTCCTGGCCACACTGCTCATTGGTCTGGCTGTGCACCTGTATTATGGCAGCCGCTAG
- the LOC121483968 gene encoding SLC35A4 upstream open reading frame protein-like gives MADDKDSPPKLKDLAFLKNHLECLQQRVKEEVSSGMSQDGSLLSSPFLKDFLAGYVVAKLRASAVLGFAVGTCTGINTAQAYAVPNVEKTLRDYVRSLWKGPD, from the coding sequence ATGGCGGATGACAAGGATTCTCCGCCCAAGCTTAAGGACCTGGCATTTCTCAAGAACCATCTGGAATGCCTGCAGCAGCGTGTGAAAGAAGAAGTCAGCAGTGGTATGAGCCAGGATGGCTCGCTCTTGTCCTCCCCATTCCTCAAGGACTTCTTAGCCGGCTATGTGGTGGCCAAACTGAGGGCATCAGCAGTATTGGGCTTTGCTGTGGGTACCTGCACTGGCATCAACACGGCTCAGGCATATGCCGTGCCCAATGTGGAGAAGACACTGAGGGACTATGTTCGGTCATTGTGGAAGGGGCCTGACTAG